Proteins from one Candidatus Methylomirabilota bacterium genomic window:
- a CDS encoding MFS transporter — protein MALALAIIVLLSSGIRFTIGPFLKPVTDDLGVDRGSFSLVVAASLLLYGAFMPLVGRLVDRIGARVVCAGGAFVTAVSLVLTGRMTTLWEFYLYYAVIGSLGLAATGHVMGSVMLARWFVRHRGVTMSSLGSASMAGMAVLVPAAMWSILRYGWRTSCVILGVVSLAITLPLALWVLRDDPESMGLHPDGRPAPPAAGVAFVERTAIADALRIPSFWLLTAGLFNCGFSMSLLSAHGVPMLTDHGFHPMTASSAIGFLGMTAIGGGLTLGLISDRWGRKPVLAAVYVLRVAAFGMLFTVHDPRLLLLVAAIGGVGMSGSLAMTSALTGDLFGRYSVGSLFGLIFLSHQAGAALGSWLGGALFDLTGGYGAAFAVAAALLLIAAGLSLAINETARTASRAVPLPGRPHPVAGGR, from the coding sequence GTGGCGCTGGCACTGGCGATCATCGTGCTGCTCTCCTCGGGAATCCGCTTCACGATCGGTCCCTTTCTCAAGCCGGTGACCGACGACCTGGGCGTCGACCGCGGCAGCTTCTCCCTCGTGGTCGCGGCCTCGCTCCTCCTGTACGGCGCGTTCATGCCGCTGGTCGGACGCCTCGTGGACCGGATCGGCGCGCGCGTGGTGTGCGCGGGCGGTGCGTTCGTGACGGCCGTCTCGCTCGTGCTCACCGGCCGCATGACCACCCTGTGGGAGTTCTATCTGTACTACGCGGTGATCGGCTCGCTCGGCCTCGCGGCCACCGGCCACGTGATGGGCTCGGTGATGCTGGCCCGCTGGTTCGTGCGGCACCGCGGGGTCACCATGAGCTCGCTGGGCTCCGCCTCCATGGCGGGCATGGCGGTGCTGGTCCCGGCCGCGATGTGGAGCATCCTGCGGTACGGATGGCGGACGAGCTGCGTGATCCTCGGGGTGGTCTCGCTGGCCATCACCCTGCCGCTGGCTCTCTGGGTACTCCGCGACGATCCCGAGAGCATGGGGCTGCACCCGGACGGCCGACCGGCCCCGCCGGCGGCGGGCGTCGCGTTCGTCGAGCGCACCGCGATCGCGGACGCGCTGCGGATCCCGTCCTTCTGGCTGCTCACCGCGGGACTCTTCAACTGCGGCTTCTCGATGAGCCTGCTCTCCGCCCACGGCGTGCCGATGCTGACCGACCACGGCTTCCACCCCATGACCGCATCGTCGGCGATCGGCTTCCTGGGGATGACCGCGATCGGGGGCGGGCTGACGCTCGGGCTCATCTCCGACCGCTGGGGGCGGAAGCCGGTGCTCGCCGCGGTCTACGTGCTGCGGGTCGCCGCCTTCGGCATGCTCTTCACCGTCCACGACCCCCGGCTGCTCCTGCTCGTGGCCGCCATCGGCGGCGTCGGGATGTCGGGCAGCCTGGCCATGACCTCGGCGCTCACCGGAGACCTGTTCGGCCGGTACTCGGTGGGCTCGCTCTTCGGTCTGATCTTCCTCTCGCATCAGGCGGGCGCGGCGCTGGGCTCCTGGCTGGGCGGCGCCCTGTTCGATCTCACCGGCGGCTACGGCGCCGCGTTCGCGGTGGCCGCGGCGCTGCTCCTGATCGCCGCCGGGCTCAGCCTCGCGATCAACGAGACGGCGCGGACGGCAAGCCGCGCGGTGCC
- a CDS encoding BtpA/SgcQ family protein translates to MTIAAVLGLPDRITRAVIGMVHLRALPGSPRWDGDMTGVLRAALDDARALAEGGADAIMVENHGDVPFTAGRVDAASVAGMAVAVAEIRRQVRLPIGVNVLKNDVRSALAIAASAGARFVRVNVHVGAVVADQGLIQSDAHDSLRYRRLLGANVAILADVQAKHGMPLAPVPIEQEARDCFARGLADALVVSGAATGEPTPMSDLKRVRGAVPEAPLLVGSGASPETVAELLSVADGVIVGTSIKRDGRLPNPVDAERVRRLVAAARGARG, encoded by the coding sequence ATGACCATCGCGGCCGTGCTCGGACTTCCCGATCGGATCACCCGCGCGGTGATCGGCATGGTGCACCTCCGCGCGCTCCCGGGCAGCCCTCGCTGGGACGGCGACATGACCGGCGTGCTGCGCGCCGCGCTCGACGACGCGCGGGCGCTCGCCGAGGGCGGCGCCGACGCGATCATGGTCGAGAACCACGGCGACGTGCCCTTCACCGCCGGGCGCGTGGACGCGGCCAGCGTGGCCGGCATGGCGGTGGCGGTCGCGGAGATCCGGCGCCAGGTGCGCCTGCCCATCGGGGTCAACGTGCTGAAGAACGACGTCCGCTCTGCCCTGGCCATCGCGGCCAGCGCGGGCGCCCGCTTCGTGCGCGTCAACGTCCACGTGGGCGCGGTGGTGGCCGATCAGGGCCTCATTCAGTCCGACGCCCACGACAGCCTCCGCTACCGCCGGCTGCTCGGGGCCAACGTGGCCATCCTCGCCGACGTGCAGGCCAAGCACGGGATGCCGCTGGCCCCGGTGCCGATCGAGCAGGAGGCGCGCGATTGCTTCGCGCGCGGTCTCGCCGACGCGCTGGTGGTCTCGGGGGCGGCCACCGGCGAGCCGACGCCCATGAGCGATCTCAAGCGGGTGCGCGGCGCGGTCCCCGAGGCCCCGCTCCTGGTGGGCAGCGGCGCGTCGCCCGAGACGGTCGCCGAGCTGCTCTCGGTGGCCGATGGGGTGATCGTGGGCACCTCGATCAAGCGCGACGGCCGTCTCCCGAACCCGGTCGACGCCGAGCGGGTGCGGCGCCTCGTCGCGGCCGCCCGCGGCGCCCGCGGGTGA